The Vitis vinifera cultivar Pinot Noir 40024 chromosome 16, ASM3070453v1 DNA segment GTCCCACCAACTCCATGACTTTTGGAAGCTGGCAAATGAAAGACGGATTAATTCAGAAGCTTTATATTCATTACCCAATTGCAcattgtttattaaaaatgacTGAAGAACAGTAAGATCACTTACCAAAGGGACCGAATTGATAGCACTAACAATGATGGAAGACAGCCAAACTGCAACTATTGCCCCACCTCCATAGATAAAAACTGTGGATTTGTTTTCGAGTGCATCCCACTGTTAAAAGGTAAAGGAAATTTAGACAGAGGCTtataataaaatggaaaaatatataaCTGATTGCTTGGGCAGTCAGACACGATCCCagtcttgaaaaaaaaaaaagaaaaaaagaaaactcggCACTCTATAACCTAGAGGCCATTGTTGTCGGTCTAGGAGTGTAAAGACCTACTAGATCCTGTAATCATAGATCAGAGGACAGACACAGTAATTAGGATGGTGTTGCTTCCATTTTACTGAAAAATTGAAGGTAATTGTGATTCACCTTTATGCCTAGGTTTGTTACCTGGTAAAGGCTTAACCCGAGAAGGGTTGAAACCATGTAGTACCAAAGGGTGATCATTCAGATATCAATGCTTATACCCATCAATGTTACACATTGTGATAAGTCTCATATGTGTGTAAAGACACCAAAATCCAATGGCCATAGGTAGAGTTAACTACATGCATTTTTCTGACTCATTTCTCACGACCAAATACTAAATGCAAAGTATGAGAGAAAATGATAGGTTCCCACCCTTTCCATCAAATCCGAGAATAACTCTCCTGCATCAACTGGACCAGATTCATCTGAAGAGGCTTTGATCTGGAGCGAAGAAAACCTGTTGGAATCTGTTTCACAGAGATTATCATTATTCATTATGCACACGGTTTTCCAAGAGATGAATCTTCATGAGAcaattcctaaattttttaaaatacaaatggTAGGAAATCACAACAGAAATTCCAGTATATTATGGAACCAGCATGCCAGGTCATCCATGTCTCAATCCTATCTGGAGGACATAATGCCATCCTCATTTACCAGAAAAATTGTTAAACCCaacgaaaaagaaaacaaatgaaccAGGATGCTCACACCCAACTCAAAATATTAACCTCCACCTCACACTAAGATCATCATACtttatttgtatcattttttatttgttaagttCCACCGAATTTACCATTTGGCATGGTATTCACCAAAGTTTTATCTAAcatatgatttcaaatattggTCATAAACATGATATAAAAATCTACAAAATCCCCATTCATTTTAACCTCAAAAAGATACCAGCCCCGTAGCTGAACTGCTCTCAAGAGAGACAGCACTCCAACATTGGGCTTCTAGTTCAGTAAATCAAAATTTCTCCCACacatttaaggaaaaaatatttggataaagGGAACTCTGAGATCAACTAATCAAAGTCCTGGAAAAGAAGTTCCACCTTTAATAGATTTTAACTGATATGCTTTAGAATCAACAACAACCCCTCAATCTATAAAGCTTTAAGTAGCTATCTTTTCaccaaaatatagaaaaagaatcCAAAATCTCTAACCCTTCTCTGActaacttcttacaatagacGCAATAGCTTGGAGTAATCTTTCAAAAAACCAAGCGTGGATATTGCTTGGGTCCATTGGGTACTCAATTTCGAGAAGGGGTTTGGTATTTTAGCAAATCCAACAAAgcccaaaattttcaacaaaagtACACTGCAGCTTTTAGGGCATAGCTATCTGAACTACAGCTGAAACCCAATAAATTATTCgcaattttaaatcaacaaaatacacaGACATTctagaaaaattgaaattaccCAGTACCCACATCATTCATCAACCGTATTTTCTGGGTTTGTAAAATCCAGCTTAAAGATATCGAAGGAGCAAAGATTCCAGAACAAGTCAAACCACAATTAACCAATATACAGTTCAGTAGAACGGATGCCTTGTACATAAACAAACTACTATGCAATGTTGGTTTCTTGcatttcctacattttctcagcatccaaacagagcttgaaaacaaaagggaaaaagaaagaacGAGTGTACCTGAGAAAAGcttgagagaaagagaagagggGCGAGGTGGAAGATTAGGCAGAGAAGAGCGGGGATGAAACGACGTCGACGGGAGGCGTGGCCTTGATATGGCTGCAACCATGGAAGACGCTCCTGCTGTGTAAGCTGTAGCCATGGCaatgcctctctctctctctctttctctctctacttcCTCTCTCTAAAACCCTCTGTCCTCCACTCCTCCTTACGTGGTTGACCTCTCTGTCATTCATTACtgatatttgtttatttatccatgattttttccccttttttcttaaattcaaCAATGGAGTCATTGGATGACACGTGGAAATGGAGGACTCTGATTGGTGGGTTACCTAATCTAAAATCCACACTACCCTCCACACCCTgtagttgtttttgtttttttgtaggGTACCCCACAGACTAAGCCCACTAGTCccatctttttctccttttaaacAAGGACAATCGGAAATCCAAACACAAGGGTATGTAATTGGACATGTGTTGATTTTTGGTACTCTttgttataatttaatttaatttaataaattaaaaataattgataacataatttatattatacagACAATAGTGTTTTGTACCGGAtccaaaaattaaactttaattcttataaattatataatttacgaggagaatataaaatatgaagagattaatatatcttttaaaattattttttaccataacaaattttttttttaattttttttaataattattctaaaaatttattattattttttaaaatatatcatttaaaaaaaataaatttaacatatttttagttatcttttatatacacaatttttaaaatatatattttttaagatatttgatttttaaataataataataataataataataataatttatttttattttttttggaaaatgatgttttattttttttcaaatcactaaattatattaaatttattgaggtttacaaaaggaataaaatttaaattaatacttttctactttttttttttaataaccaaTAAAGGTCATttctaaaaagataaaaaatttatatatttcttttcaattttcacacttgtttttaagttttgaaCTTAAATAGTaaacttatatggaccaaaacATAATTGTCCGTatattataattcaaaattaaaaattattttgacaaatcaatttaataacttaattatatACATAAAGAAGCCTTCACGCCTTTAAAACATGTCTTACGTAGTTAAGAAAAATCCGTAAtataacatcataaattttctcTTCTATCTGAACATTGTAACAAAATCATAAGTTATACACAATTCCTAAAAGCTTTTAAACCTTAAAATACTTGCTCAGGATATATACCTGTTGACACTAACAAATAGATTGTTAGggcaatttttcttttctcctttttttttttttctgttatttttactttttgaaatgaataatttatttcattaaatttagtaaGAAATGCAGAGAAGTATAAATCAGGTCAAATATCACATgatataaattaatcataaaccTGTTAGTTACTAGCATTCTAACAGTTTTTCATGTTAGCAAGTGAAAGAAAAGTAGaacattaaaatcattttacagACAATTGCTACATCAGATGAGTGACAGAGGGTGTACAAATTTCTAATCCAGGTTAACTTCCATGGAAGCATGTACCTGAAAGCTAGttgttataacttataaagccTATATATGTATCATCTTCATGAACAACTATGTGCAAGCGGGTATTAATGGGGTTGCCTCAAGCAATGATCAAGTCACCAGAAAGTAAGTCCTTGAGACTGAGCTGGATTGAGTCCCATGATCTTGGGGGTCGGCATCATCACACTTCTTGGGGGTGACCGTTTCTTTGGGGCGATGGTCCTTCCTTTCTGATTGCTTTTTTTAGGAGTCTTGACTTAGGTTTCATTGCATTTGGTTGCTTGGGGGCCCAAACTCTCTGCAAATCTGGAACCCAGTTTGTGAAAGATGCAATCTCCGAGCCCTTCCTCTCCTCTAATGAGTTTCAATCAACCCGTGGCCATGCTCCTCTCCCTTATATCTTTAGGGCTGCCATTTTCTGCAGAGATGTGTTCATTAGCTCTTTCACTGTCATCCATCTCATCTCTATCTGGTCTCTCTCCAGGATTGGTTGCTGTCCTCACTGTTGAGTAGGGGATTGGGGGATTCATCCTCATCACCAAACAGCAACAAGTCCATTCGAGTATAGATTTTATGGACTATATCTCCAAGAGTGTGAGAATACCTGACATTTTAGCAATTCAAACATCAATTAGTTCAACAGCTACTTGTCTCTTTTAAGTAAGAACAGAATGCTAGTATTAATATATTCAGGCATGTATTTGCATAGGATGCGATGAACAAGATGGGAGCATAAACAATCAGTTGTCTTCAAAATCACGTggtataaaaaacataaattaagagAACTCTTTCCCACCATTTTGGAGATCCATATAATTTGTCTGTGCtccatgaattaaatttagcttcactcttttttttattcccaGATATTTCAACATGATAGAAGCTAGACTCTTATCAGGAGTGTGGTGAACCTTACAAGGTTCCAAGATGAGGCATATAATTGTGATTCCAAAACAGAAATGTGATCTAATATAAGAGATTTTCACCTTTTTCCACGATTCTGGAATGAGGATTTCCTCAACCCATGCTGGGCAATCCTAATGTGCAATTGGCATAGAAATTGCACATTCTGAACTTAAAATCCCCATCCCATAGAAATTGGAGTCCTAGTAGCAAGTTAAGTTGACAATGAAGAGCAAAGTATAATGTCCAACATGTGATAGGTTTTGACTCTCCTCAGATCTAGTATAACAGTCCTGTGAGTCTGTTGCATATAACAGTTCTTCATAAAATGTACTAATATTTGATTTAAATAGTTTTACAGAGTCAGTTGTGTTCCATCGTATTCTTCAAATATACTGTGGTGTTTGTCAATCTCTTATTTCTCCTGTTTGTTCCTATCTGCTTTGAATTGCATCTATTtccaaaactcataaaaaattaatgcaaaATAGAAATACCCACACAAAAATGTGAGTACATCACAAGCAAAGAGCATGAAATGATCTAAATAAGAAGTTtcaaacccatcaaaatttaaaagtgatgATTGTTTCAAGGGGATTGTGGTTCATGCACATGATAACAGACATCTGGCATAAAATAAGACAAGATTACTAATAGCTCAAGGAAGGGGTCCGCAGGAAATTCTCAAATAAAAGATTAGTAAGATATATAGAATAAATGCTTGTCTCTCGATAATCAAAGTCTGTGACTATCGCATTGAAGAGTCACTACTCTTTGTTGCCTTCTCAATTAACAGATAATTACAACATAGTAAATCATATTTTGCAACATAAGACTATATATCAATTCAGAAATATAGAATGTACATGTATACATGAGCATGTATGcacttaattttatatgtatgtttgaacagaaaaataaaaataaaaattgaacagGAAGAACTGACAATTTGGGAGAAAGGTGCTTCCTGACAATAACACTACAAGGAAGAGATATCTGAAGAATGACCACATCCTCAGCGACAATGCCTGAATGGCTTAAGATGGGGACCTAATACTTTCATAAGCAAAGGTTTTGTCAACTTAATTATATGTGTGATATGTTTACCTGCTTTTTATGATCTTTCCCACATAATTATCAAGGCTCCAATCACCAAAAAAGCCTCCCTGCAAATGGCACTGGATAGTCTCTAACAGCAAGCAAATTTGCTTcacaaacttttgttttgtaGATTCTTCAATACTCAGTGAAACCCCTGAGCAAAGCATCTCCTTCTAAACAAAATCTGCTACTGATTTCTAGAGCTTACTAAGGAAAATTTTACAGCAATGGGAGGCAAAACATTGACTCCAGCTTATTAGAATGATAAAGCAATAGTGTACTATGTGGATATGAAAAGGAGATAAGGATACTCTCTAACTATATTTTCTGAAGTCAATCTGGTTGATCTAGGGTCAGATGCTTCACAGGGTGCATCAAGATTTTTGTGCTTTGCTGCCAAATCCTTAGGCTCCTTTACTAGAAGTTTAATTAGTTCAACAGCTTTATCACCATAAGGATCATCTAGTTTTACCTCAGCATTCTGATTCTGTGATGTTTCCATTTCAAACTTTCAATATAACCGGTGGATAGACTATTTCCTGCACCTGAGGAGTACTCCCTGAAGGCTTGGCTCACCAATAATCACCACATGAACAAACACCATTGTAGAAATGGTGAAAACGATTAGTATCCCTGATAGTGATTTCACGCCCAACAATCTTGGAAATAAGCTTGGCAGCAATATGGCAATCCCCACAAACACGAAGATTCTTAGTAATCCTAATAGGTGATCCAGGGGCAGTATTTAGAATAGCAAAGGCAATAGCCAACTTCTCACTATGAACTGCTAAGTGGCATTCTTTATCCTCCTCTTCGACATCATGAAGAGCAGAATCTGTTTCAGGGACATAGCCTGCTTCTTTCATCTTCCCTACTGATACATCTAGCTCTTCATAGATCTGCTTGGACTGTGGATGTGATTGGTCACCAGCAAGAAAGGTGTGAACCCGATTGTCAAGCTCGAAGTTGCTAACACCAGGCATTTTCTTGATTCCTTTAGTCTTCATGATTGATCTGACTGTTGTTACATCCTCCCATCTACCTGCCTTTGCATAAATATTGGATAACAAGACATAATAGCCTGACTGCTCAGGACATAATTGGAAAAGTTGATCAGCAGCAAGAAGCCCGATTATCATGTTAGAATACACCCTACAAGCACTCAACAAAGCCCCCCAAACTCTTTCATTGGGTTCCATTGGCATCTGTTTGATGAAACCATAAGCCTCATCTACTTGCCCTGCACGTCCTAACAGATCTACCATGCAAACAAAGTGTTCTATCCGTGGAACTATCTTACACTCCTCAGTCATTAATTTAAAGTAGTATCTGCCCTCATCCAATAATCCTGCATGGCTGCAAGCTGAGAGAACTGAAACAAAGGCAATGGAGTCGGGATTCAGACCCAAGTCTTGCATCCTTGAGAAGAGAGACACAGCATCACGGCCCTTCCCATTCATACCATAAGCTGAGATCATTGAAGTCCATGACACAACATCACGAAACTTCATTTGATCAAACACTTCCCTTGCATACTCTAAACATCCACACTTGGCATACATATCAATCAAGGCATTCTCCAATAGCAAATTTGGCTGAAGCCTCTTCCTAACAACGTATTCATGAATCCTCCTTCCAAGCAATAGAGCTGACAGATCCCCGCAAGCAGGAAGCACACTAGCAATACTGATTGCATCAGGGTCCACCGCATGATCTTCCATCTGTAAAAATATATCAACCGCTTCAGCAGGCATAGAATTATTCATGTAAACTGCAATCATCACATTCCAAGAAACCAAACTCTTATTTGCCAACTTCATGAACATTTCCTTAACAAATGAAACATTGTCAAGACATGTATTAGTCACAGCAGGCAAGAGGCTAGCCATTGTACCAGCATCTGGTTTCAAACCCAACAACTCCATTTCTTTGCAAACCTCTAAGGCATCATCAAATTGCCCATTCCGTGCACAACCGGCAACCAATGAATTCCATGAAACAACATCTCTACAAGGCATTTGATCAAGAACTCTACAAGCCTCCACCAAACAACCACATTTCCCATACATGGAAATTAACCCATTCCCTACAAACACATTCAAGTCAAGCCCAACTCTCACAACCGCAGCATGAATTTGCATACCAACCCACAAATCCTCTGACCCAGAAGAGGCTTTTAAGACACAAGGGTACGTATAATGGTCAGGATCAATCCCATGGCCGGCcatgttcttgaaaacaagAAGAGCATCACTGTACAAATGGTTGTTCACATAACTTCTTATCATAACATTAAAGAAAACAACATTCTTCTTAGGAATTTCATCGAATATGTGGCGAGTGGACCAGGGTTCTCCACAAACAGCATAAGCTCTCATCAATTTGATGCCAAGTGATGGGTTTGAGTGAAGATCATGATCAATGCAAATCTTGGAGTGgagttttttcaaatatttgatgtCTGGGTTCTTGTCCAGTATTTGACCACACAAGTTTTCAGTAAGAACAACATTCTGTTGGGTGAATTTGGGTTTTTGGATTGATAAAACCAGGGTTTGTAACTGTTTCACAGCTGGGAAATGGCGGTAAAGAGGATTTATTGCTGTCATAAATTTTGGAGTTTAggcctaaaaatattttctacaaaattttcatgaaatatgaaaatatgtaTCAAAGGGAAACAAATCGTACTGTAATCTGGTATGATGACACAAGTTGCTCAAACAAGTTGGCCTTCCACAACACAAGAAAATGAGACTCCAAGAAAGCAACTTGTAGCTATTGTGATCGAAACCACCACCTCATTGATCGTTGTTATTACCTGCATGGATTTCCAGTTGGTCACAAATTGCATGGCAAGAATGTGAAGACAAAGAAATTAGTTGCACACATCATTCAAACTAATACAGTTGAACCAACTACAGGGGTGACTACATTTACCACTGAGGAATATGATCAACGCATGGCCTTGCCTTGGAGAGAGAATGGCAATAACCAATCTTTTGCAAATACCATAGGTATAATCACATCCAATTGCAATACTACTCAATATGGTTCACATTCAACCTTATATTGGATTGTGGATAGTGGTGCGACAGATCACATATCCAAGTCACCACTGACCCAAAATAAATTCGATACTAATCATGATTTTGTGGAATTACCTGATGGCGGTGAAGCAGAAATTAAATCCACTGGGTCTATTAAGTTGTCACATAACTTGATTCTTGATGGGGTGCTACATGTTCCAAAATTTCGAGTTAATTTGTTATCAATTAGCAAACTTACTCAAGCATTGAGATGTAATGTGATATTTTACCCTGATTTTCATGTGGTGTTTACGAAGAAGATGATTGGTCTGGACAAGCAACATAACGGGTTGTACTATCTTACACCCAACCAGAATCCACACCTAGCTCAGTGTCAGTTGTACCTCAAAAATTTGGCATCAACAGCTGGGGCATCCATCATCCAGAAGTAATTTTTACTTCTCAGCATGTTTGTGACATTTGTCCACTAGCCAAACAAACCAGTTTACCATTTTCCCACAGTTCAATCTCATTGGTTGCACCTTTTGATTTAATTCATTGTGATATTTAGGaataattgttattattattataattattattgctACAAGAGGAGAACAAACCGCACATTCCATTAAACCTCCGTTCGGTCGCCGAGAAACCGcaggaaaggaaaacaaatcGAAATTCTCAGGTCGGAACACGAGAAAAACAAAGCACAACAAAGAAACCTGCAGTCAACTGCTCAGTCAGGGTTACTATTTCACTTTTCAGAAACCAAGACAACACTAAACACAagattcaaaaaaatttcaccaGTTTCCTCCGTTTTCTCGGGAGCCAAACAGAGACGGAAAAACATAGAGATGGGCGCCGGATCTGAATCACTGGTACTTGCCTTTAGAAATGGTGGATTTCAAGGGCTGGAGAGGCACTTCGAAAACGGCGTCGTTtcgagagagaggagaaaactAGGGTTTCTAGTGTGCCagcaaaagcaaagagagaGACGTTGAGAAAGTGCGGTAAGTTGAAGGCTATCAATGGGCTACACTCCTCTGCACCTGCCACTCTCTCCGATTGCTACAATCGGCTCCCATCTTTCACTtacaatatttttaggattagtTTTTCACGActaacattataaatatataaattatatattattaaaattaaaaataattataaaatttttataaataattaagattttaaatacatttcaatattttattattaatactaacaatttaaattataataagatAACATgaagatttattaaattattaatatttctaattctattaaatatattaaaattttaattattaagataaaataagattttattatttaaagtaacttaaattataataattatgtagtttattgttttcaaaattattaattattttatttattatcgtataatatattgataaattataattatttataacaattttgaagattttgaataatgtatatataatttaaatggcttttaattaaaaaagccATTAAACATTGAAATCATTTTACAGACATTTGCTAAATCAGACAAGTGACAGAAAGTGTACAAATCTGATGACCTTCATCATCTAATCCTGGTCCAGGTTAACTTCCATGCAAGCATGTACCTGAAAGCTAGttgttataacttataaagccTGTATGTATCATCTTCATGAAAAACTATGTGCAAGCAGCCATTAATGGGGCTGCCTCAAGCAATGATTGTCACCGGTCATCCTGAAACAAAGCTTTTGAGACTGAGCTGGAGTGAGTCCCATGATCTTGGGGGTCGTTGTCATCACTACTGCTTCTTCTTGGGAGTGACCGTTTCTTCGAGGACAATGGGGTCTCACATACCATGTCATAGCTTGCCCTACGACGGTCCTTCCTTTTTGATTGCTTCCTATAGGAGTCTGACTTAGGTTTCATTGCATTTGGTTGCTTGGGGGCCCAAACTCTCTGCAAATCTGGCACCCAGCTTGTGAAAGATGCAAATCTCCGAGCCCTCTCTCTCCTCTCACGAGCTTCAATCAACCTACGGGCATGCTCCTCTCCCTTATTCCCTGTAGGGATGCCATTGTCGTCTTCTAGTGGTTGAGATGACTCGTTTTCTGCAGAGATGAGTTCGTTTGCTCTTTCACTGTCACCTATCTCGTCTCTATCTGGTTTATCTCTCCAGGACTGGTTGCTGTCCTCACTGTTGAGTAAGGGATTGGGGGATTCATCCTCATCACCAAACAGCAACAAGTCCATTCGAGTATAAATTTTATGGACTATATCTCCAAGAGTGTGAGAATACCTGCCATTTTAGCGATTCAGGCAAGTATATGCATAGCATATGATGAATAAGACATGAGCATAAACAATCATCTTCAAAAATCAAgtgctataaaaaaataaataaataaagagaactCCTTTCCACCATTTTGGAGATCCATATAATTTGTCTATGCTGCATGAATTGAATTTatcttcacttttctttttccttttttattcttgaataTTTCAACATGTAGAAGCTAGACCCTTACCAAGAGTGTGGTGAACCTTACAAGGTTCCAAGATGAGGCATAGAATTGTGGTTCCAAAACAGAAATGTGACCTAATATAAGAGATTTTCACCTTTTTCCACTTATCTGGAATAAGGATTTCCTCAATCCAGTTTTGGCATTCCCAGTGTGCAATTGGCAAGTATATTTCTAGGCTGCTACATGGAGCGACAAGCTTCTTCATTATTCTGAACTTAAAAGCTCCTTTGCAAAGCAAATGGGGTCCTAGTGGCAGGTTAGGTTGACAATAAAGAGCAAAAGTATAATGTCCAATACATGTTAGGTTTTGACTCTCATCAGATCTGGTACAACAGTCCAGTAAGTATGTTGCATATAACAGTTCTTCATAATTTAAACTGTCTTACAAAGTCAGCTGTGTTCCATCATTATTCTTCAAATATACTGTGAGGTATGTTAGTCTCTTATTTCTCATGTTTCTTCCTATCTGCTTTGAATTGCATCAATTTCCAACactcataaaaaattaatgcaaaAGAGCAATACCCACAAAAGAATGTGAGTATATCACAAGCAAAGAGCATGAAATGATCTAAATCAAAAGTTTCAAGtccatcaaaatttaaaagtgattaTTGTTCAAGGGGATTGCTGTTCATGCACATGATAACAGACATCTAGCATAAAATAAGACCAAGGTGACTTATAGCTCAAGGAAGGTGTCCAAAGGAAATTCTCATACAAAAGACTGGTAAGATATATAATGCTCCTCTCTTGATAATCAGAGTTTGTGACTATTGCATTGAAGCCTCTTACTGTTGTCTAGAGTGACTATTCTTTGCTGCCTTCTCAATCAACAGACAATTACAACTTAGTAAATCATATTTTGTAACTTACAACTATATATCGATTCACAAGTAATGAATGCACATATGTACATAAGCATGTATGCACTTAATTTTATGTGTGTTTgaactgaaaaataaaaataaaaactgaaaaaGGAGCACTGACAATTTGGGAGAAAGGTGCTCCTGACAATAACACTACGAGGAAGAGATATCTAAAGAATGACCACATCCTCGGGGAAAAAGCCTGGGTAGCATAAGATGGGGATCTAATAATAGTTTTATAAGCAAAGGTATTGTCAACTTAGTTATATGAGTGATATGTTTACCTGCTTTTTATGATCTTTCCCACATAATTATCAAGGCTCCAATCACCAAAAAAGCCTCCCTCCATATGGCACTGGATAGTCTCTAAAAGCAAGCAAATTTGCTTcacaaacttttgttttgtaGACTCTTCAATACTCTGTGTGACTCCTGAGCAAAGTATCTCCATTCTAAACAAAATCTGCAACTGATATCTAGAGCTTATTAAGGAAAATGTTACAGTAATAGGAGGCAAACAATTGACTCCAGCTTATTAGAATGATAAAGCAATAGTGTGCTATATGTGAATGTGAAAAAGAGATAAGGATACTCTCTAACTATTTTTTCTGAAGTCAATCTGGTTGATCTTGGATCAGATGATTCACAGGGTGGATCATTGTTTTTGTGCTTTGCTGCCAAATCCTTAGGCTCCTTTACTAGAAGTTTAATTAGTTCAACAACAGCTTTACTACCATAAGGATCATCTACTTTTTGCTCAGCATTTTGACTCTCTGATGTTTCCATTTCAAACTTTTGATGTAACCAGTGGATAGACGAGCTCACAAGTCGCTCTGCCAAAGCCCCCAAGTCCACCCCTTCAGATTCAATTCCCTCCTGTATCTTTCCTGAAAGAACACTGAAAAAAGCTTCTGAAGTTTCTGAGCAAAAATCAAGAGCAGCTTCATCCTGTATTCTAGAAGGCCCAGTCAAAACATCCTCTTGAGCTGATACAGATAGAGAGATTGGCTGTTCGCTTTCTTGGTGCAAC contains these protein-coding regions:
- the LOC100246662 gene encoding protein CURVATURE THYLAKOID 1A, chloroplastic isoform X1, giving the protein MATAYTAGASSMVAAISRPRLPSTSFHPRSSLPNLPPRPSSLSLKLFSDSNRFSSLQIKASSDESGPVDAGELFSDLMERWDALENKSTVFIYGGGAIVAVWLSSIIVSAINSVPLLPKVMELVGLGYTGWFVYRYLLFKVKSEKPLYELTCLILKLASPVTILCHECDSII
- the LOC100246662 gene encoding protein CURVATURE THYLAKOID 1A, chloroplastic isoform X2, coding for MATAYTAGASSMVAAISRPRLPSTSFHPRSSLPNLPPRPSSLSLKLFSDSNRFSSLQIKASSDESGPVDAGELFSDLMERWDALENKSTVFIYGGGAIVAVWLSSIIVSAINSVPLLPKVMELVGLGYTGWFVYRYLLFKSSRKELATDIEALKKKISGSE
- the LOC100248393 gene encoding putative pentatricopeptide repeat-containing protein At3g49142 — its product is MTAINPLYRHFPAVKQLQTLVLSIQKPKFTQQNVVLTENLCGQILDKNPDIKYLKKLHSKICIDHDLHSNPSLGIKLMRAYAVCGEPWSTRHIFDEIPKKNVVFFNVMIRSYVNNHLYSDALLVFKNMAGHGIDPDHYTYPCVLKASSGSEDLWVGMQIHAAVVRVGLDLNVFVGNGLISMYGKCGCLVEACRVLDQMPCRDVVSWNSLVAGCARNGQFDDALEVCKEMELLGLKPDAGTMASLLPAVTNTCLDNVSFVKEMFMKLANKSLVSWNVMIAVYMNNSMPAEAVDIFLQMEDHAVDPDAISIASVLPACGDLSALLLGRRIHEYVVRKRLQPNLLLENALIDMYAKCGCLEYAREVFDQMKFRDVVSWTSMISAYGMNGKGRDAVSLFSRMQDLGLNPDSIAFVSVLSACSHAGLLDEGRYYFKLMTEECKIVPRIEHFVCMVDLLGRAGQVDEAYGFIKQMPMEPNERVWGALLSACRVYSNMIIGLLAADQLFQLCPEQSGYYVLLSNIYAKAGRWEDVTTVRSIMKTKGIKKMPGVSNFELDNRVHTFLAGDQSHPQSKQIYEELDVSVGKMKEAGYVPETDSALHDVEEEDKECHLAVHSEKLAIAFAILNTAPGSPIRITKNLRVCGDCHIAAKLISKIVGREITIRDTNRFHHFYNGVCSCGDYW